Proteins encoded within one genomic window of Streptomyces sp. NBC_01314:
- a CDS encoding ABC transporter ATP-binding protein yields the protein MSTSSETRAHAPEEAPARAAEEKQAPASARGTRLVLHGADLGRPGAVTLTDVDLDVAPGGILTVVGPSGCGKSTLLRTLAGLLPPLAGEITQDESPLTGPSAERALVFQEDALLPWRTLRANVELPLAIRGLPRAERRTQAEAWLSRVGLAEYARQLPHRVSGGQRQRAQLARALAGRPRAVLMDEPFGALDAQTRAGMQDLLVEVLRGTGATVVFVTHDVDEALFLGDRVALLGAGRLTAVRDIPRPRDRAAHDDPARVALRRDVLTSLSD from the coding sequence ATGAGCACCTCGTCTGAGACCCGGGCCCACGCGCCTGAAGAGGCACCGGCGCGGGCCGCCGAGGAGAAACAGGCGCCCGCCTCCGCGCGCGGCACCCGCCTCGTCCTCCACGGTGCCGACCTGGGCCGACCCGGCGCCGTCACTCTGACGGACGTCGACCTGGACGTCGCCCCCGGCGGGATCCTCACCGTGGTCGGCCCGTCCGGCTGCGGCAAATCGACCCTCCTGCGCACCCTGGCGGGCCTGCTGCCCCCGCTCGCCGGAGAGATCACCCAGGACGAGAGCCCCCTGACCGGCCCGTCCGCCGAACGCGCCCTCGTCTTCCAGGAGGACGCCCTGCTGCCCTGGCGCACCCTGCGCGCCAACGTCGAACTCCCGCTCGCCATCCGCGGCCTGCCGCGCGCCGAACGCCGAACGCAGGCCGAGGCGTGGCTGTCCCGGGTCGGGCTCGCCGAGTACGCCCGGCAGCTGCCGCACCGCGTCTCCGGCGGACAACGCCAGCGCGCACAGCTGGCCCGCGCCCTCGCCGGGCGCCCCCGCGCCGTCCTGATGGACGAGCCGTTCGGCGCGCTCGACGCGCAGACCCGGGCCGGTATGCAGGACCTGCTGGTGGAGGTGTTGCGGGGCACGGGCGCCACGGTCGTCTTCGTCACCCACGACGTGGACGAGGCCCTGTTCCTCGGCGACCGCGTGGCCCTCCTCGGCGCCGGCCGGCTGACCGCCGTACGCGACATTCCCCGCCCCCGCGACCGCGCCGCCCACGACGACCCGGCACGCGTGGCCCTGCGCCGCGACGTCCTGACCTCCCTCAGCGACTGA
- a CDS encoding fumarate reductase/succinate dehydrogenase flavoprotein subunit: protein MDTVETPLTIPALADAEELTCDVLVIGGGTAGTMAALTAAEHGANVLLLEKAHVRHSGALAMGMDGVNNAVIPGRAEPDDYVAEITRANDGIVDQSTVRQTATRGFDMVRRLESYGVKFEKDEHNEYAVRQVHRSGSYVLPMPEGKDVKKVLYRQLRRREMRERIRIENRVMPVRVLTAGEGADRRAVGAAGFNTRTGQFVTVRAGAVILATGACGRLGLPASGYLYGTYENPTNAGDGYAMAYHAGAELTGIECFQINPLIKDYNGPACAYVANPFGGYQVNRHGERFVDSDYWSGQMMAEFAAEIASDRAPVYLKLSHLPEESVSALESILHTTERPTRGTFHAGRGHDYRTHDIEMHISEIGLCGGHSASGVRVDDQARTTVPRLYAAGDLACVPHNYMIGAFVFGDLAGADASRYTPYEGELPLAQLHEAHDLVYRPLRNPDGPPQPQVEYKLRRFVNDYVAPPKSGSRLSLALNAFERMRDDIAEMGARTPHELMRCAEVSFIRDCAEMAARASLARTESRWGLYHDRLDHPQRDDASWFHHLDLYKSPAGTMEFTARPVAPYLVPIEEFTPVGGPSRHLGEVHAENVATAGSRDVAPVAAGVTGVTGAAADGGTGAETGTGSGSDSDLDSGLDSGLDSGRGSLPSHPTPQISSARLLELVALAEEQPELDALRPYLADAAPAVRREAVAVLTETLPPGTGSALAEALRDSAAEVRAAAAASLRELVETLPPEPALRDGLAAALAEPDPVVRAAALDVLRALSLGDTALFAALLTDSDITVRIEAVRALVSVDAAAELARAATTDPSREVRVTIAKALATISANTSESQQVAPTPVRTALASLTGDPDALVRAAAYAALGTVGCPPPLAAQAVTALSDPAWQVRAGAATALSTAPSPVAVPALTSALNDPNADVRKATVLSLTRHSSTEQARAALTTATKDTDADVRAYASRAL from the coding sequence GTGGACACAGTGGAGACCCCCCTCACGATCCCGGCGCTCGCCGACGCCGAGGAGCTGACCTGTGACGTCCTCGTCATCGGCGGCGGCACCGCAGGCACCATGGCGGCCCTGACCGCCGCCGAGCACGGCGCGAACGTCCTGCTCCTGGAGAAGGCGCACGTCCGCCACTCGGGCGCCCTCGCCATGGGCATGGACGGCGTCAACAACGCCGTCATCCCGGGCCGCGCCGAACCCGACGACTACGTCGCCGAGATCACCCGCGCCAACGACGGCATCGTCGACCAGTCCACGGTCCGTCAGACCGCGACCCGCGGCTTCGACATGGTGCGGCGGCTGGAGTCGTACGGGGTGAAGTTCGAGAAGGACGAGCACAACGAGTACGCGGTCCGCCAGGTCCACCGCTCCGGCTCGTACGTGCTTCCCATGCCGGAGGGCAAGGACGTCAAGAAGGTCCTGTACCGGCAGCTGCGGCGGCGGGAGATGCGGGAGAGGATCCGCATCGAGAACCGGGTGATGCCGGTGCGTGTGCTGACGGCGGGCGAGGGCGCGGACCGGCGGGCCGTCGGCGCGGCGGGCTTCAACACCCGCACCGGACAGTTCGTGACGGTCCGCGCGGGTGCGGTCATCCTCGCCACGGGCGCCTGCGGCCGCCTCGGCCTGCCCGCCTCCGGTTACCTCTACGGCACCTACGAGAACCCCACGAACGCAGGCGACGGCTACGCCATGGCCTACCACGCGGGCGCCGAACTCACCGGCATCGAGTGCTTCCAGATCAACCCGCTCATCAAGGACTACAACGGCCCGGCCTGCGCCTACGTCGCCAACCCCTTCGGCGGCTACCAGGTCAACCGGCACGGCGAACGCTTCGTCGACTCCGACTACTGGTCCGGCCAGATGATGGCCGAGTTCGCCGCCGAGATCGCCTCCGACCGCGCCCCGGTCTATCTGAAGCTGAGCCACCTCCCCGAGGAGTCCGTCTCCGCCCTGGAGTCGATCCTGCACACGACGGAACGCCCGACCCGCGGGACGTTCCACGCCGGCCGCGGCCACGACTACCGCACCCACGACATCGAGATGCACATCTCGGAGATCGGCCTGTGCGGGGGCCACTCGGCCTCGGGCGTACGGGTGGACGACCAGGCCCGTACGACCGTCCCCCGCCTGTACGCCGCCGGTGACCTCGCGTGCGTCCCGCACAACTACATGATCGGCGCCTTCGTCTTCGGTGACCTCGCGGGCGCGGACGCCTCCCGGTACACCCCGTACGAGGGCGAGTTGCCGCTCGCCCAGCTCCACGAGGCGCACGACCTGGTCTACCGCCCCCTCCGCAACCCGGACGGCCCTCCGCAGCCCCAGGTCGAGTACAAGCTCCGCCGCTTCGTCAACGACTACGTGGCTCCCCCGAAGTCAGGCTCCCGTCTCTCCCTCGCCCTCAACGCGTTCGAGCGCATGCGCGACGACATCGCCGAGATGGGCGCCCGCACCCCCCACGAACTCATGCGCTGCGCCGAGGTCTCCTTCATCCGCGACTGCGCCGAGATGGCCGCCCGCGCCTCCCTGGCCCGCACCGAGTCCCGCTGGGGCCTCTACCACGACCGCCTCGACCACCCCCAGCGCGACGACGCCTCCTGGTTCCACCACCTCGACCTGTACAAGTCCCCCGCCGGCACCATGGAGTTCACGGCCCGCCCCGTCGCCCCCTACCTGGTCCCCATCGAGGAGTTCACGCCGGTCGGCGGCCCTTCCCGACACCTGGGCGAGGTCCACGCGGAGAACGTGGCGACGGCCGGGTCCCGGGATGTGGCACCGGTGGCGGCGGGGGTGACGGGCGTAACGGGAGCGGCTGCGGATGGGGGGACGGGCGCGGAGACCGGGACGGGGTCCGGCTCGGACTCGGACTTGGACTCCGGCTTGGACTCGGGCTTGGACTCGGGGAGGGGGTCCCTCCCCTCCCACCCCACTCCCCAGATCTCCTCCGCCCGCCTCCTCGAACTGGTCGCCCTCGCCGAGGAGCAGCCCGAACTCGACGCCCTGCGGCCCTACTTGGCCGATGCCGCGCCCGCCGTCCGGCGCGAGGCGGTCGCCGTCCTCACGGAGACCCTCCCGCCAGGCACCGGCTCCGCCCTCGCCGAGGCGCTCCGCGACAGCGCCGCCGAGGTACGCGCCGCCGCCGCGGCCTCACTGCGCGAACTCGTCGAGACCCTCCCGCCCGAGCCCGCCCTCCGCGACGGCCTCGCCGCGGCCCTGGCCGAACCCGACCCGGTCGTCCGCGCCGCCGCCCTGGACGTGCTCCGCGCCCTGAGCCTCGGTGACACCGCCCTGTTCGCGGCCCTGCTGACGGACTCCGACATCACCGTCCGCATCGAGGCCGTCCGCGCCCTCGTCTCGGTCGACGCCGCCGCCGAACTGGCCCGAGCCGCGACCACCGACCCGTCCCGCGAGGTGCGCGTCACGATCGCCAAGGCCTTGGCGACGATCTCGGCGAACACGTCGGAATCCCAGCAGGTCGCCCCCACCCCCGTCCGTACCGCGCTGGCCTCCCTCACCGGTGACCCCGACGCCCTGGTACGGGCCGCCGCCTACGCCGCGTTGGGCACCGTCGGCTGCCCCCCTCCGCTCGCCGCCCAGGCCGTGACCGCCCTCTCCGACCCCGCCTGGCAGGTCCGGGCCGGCGCCGCCACCGCCCTCTCCACCGCGCCCTCGCCCGTGGCCGTCCCGGCCCTGACCTCCGCCCTCAACGACCCCAACGCCGACGTCCGCAAAGCCACCGTCCTCTCCCTGACCCGGCACTCCTCCACCGAGCAGGCCCGCGCGGCCCTCACCACAGCCACCAAGGACACCGACGCCGACGTAAGGGCATACGCGTCCCGCGCCCTGTGA
- a CDS encoding Crp/Fnr family transcriptional regulator — translation MPPKVDSFRTVDVLNGRQKMPDGSFLRHLPGDIWQLFVRAWGLDARVHERGEELALGPDDRHVYIVLGGCVLQERLPLGTRIARFRGVGQFLGEAKLIEPEASVGTVCLTTTWVMPCPAQRMNVLLHQQPDAQLALLRSLEHRNRSDEMIYGTATRSPLQRVGGLLLHLAAVAGTRSTVEPGHHTILGPTQRDIADALLMGMSTVENALRLLRDTHRVITSKYRQFVVTDLPALRDLVASA, via the coding sequence GTGCCTCCCAAGGTCGACTCATTCCGCACAGTGGACGTCCTCAACGGCCGCCAGAAAATGCCCGACGGCAGCTTTCTGCGCCACCTCCCCGGCGACATCTGGCAGCTGTTCGTGCGGGCCTGGGGCCTGGACGCCCGTGTCCATGAACGTGGCGAGGAGCTGGCACTCGGACCGGACGACCGGCATGTGTACATCGTCCTGGGCGGCTGCGTCCTCCAGGAACGTCTTCCCCTCGGCACCAGGATCGCGAGATTCCGTGGGGTGGGCCAATTCCTGGGCGAGGCCAAGCTCATCGAACCCGAGGCCTCGGTCGGGACCGTCTGCCTCACCACGACCTGGGTCATGCCCTGCCCCGCACAACGCATGAACGTCCTGCTGCACCAACAACCCGACGCTCAACTGGCCCTGCTGCGCAGCCTGGAGCACCGTAACCGCAGCGACGAGATGATCTACGGCACCGCCACCCGTTCGCCGCTGCAGCGCGTCGGTGGCCTTCTGCTGCACCTCGCCGCGGTCGCCGGCACCAGGAGCACCGTCGAACCCGGCCACCACACCATTCTCGGACCGACCCAACGGGACATCGCCGACGCCCTGCTGATGGGGATGTCCACCGTGGAGAACGCCCTCCGCCTCCTCCGCGACACCCACCGCGTGATCACCAGCAAGTACCGGCAGTTCGTGGTGACCGACCTCCCCGCGCTACGCGACCTCGTCGCGTCCGCGTAG
- the recQ gene encoding DNA helicase RecQ → MIGTGGTSVMADEDGTIGADSEALAVLHRVFGYDAFRGEQAAVIEHVVTGGDAVVLMPTGGGKSLCYQIPSLVRPGTGIVVSPLIALMQDQVDALRALGVRAGFINSTQDFGERRVVEAEFLAGELDLLYLAPERLRLDATLDLLGRGKIAVFAIDEAHCVSQWGHDFRPDYLSLSLLGERWPDVPRIALTATATHATHREITERLAMPRARHFEASFDRPNIQYRIVPKADPKKQLLSFLRQEHAGDAGIVYCLSRNSVERTAEFLSKNGVEAVPYHAGLDAGTRAAHQSRFLREEGLVVVATIAFGMGIDKPDVRFVAHLDLPKSVEGYYQETGRAGRDGLPSTAWMAYGLNDVIQQRKMIQSSEGDEAFRRRAAGHLDAMLGLCETARCRRGQLLQYFGQEPQADGCGNCDTCLVTPETWDGTVAAQKVLSTVVRLQRERGQKFGAVQIVDILMGRRTAKVIQFDHDQLSVFGIGEEMSEGEWRGVVRQLLAQGILAVEGEYGTLVLTEESGAVLRRERDVPLRKEPKKPVTTRSASSGSGSSGSGRGDRKPKAAVELSDDLLPVFEALRAWRGEQAREQGVPAYVIFHDATLREIVAAAPASVAELGTISGIGEKKLATYGEGVLGVLGSLGGAPAAPPTSEGATGPAHETYAGDAGADGGLDWPDDEPEPEPEDWA, encoded by the coding sequence ATGATCGGGACGGGCGGGACGAGTGTGATGGCGGACGAGGACGGGACAATCGGGGCGGACAGCGAGGCGCTGGCCGTGCTCCACCGGGTCTTCGGGTACGACGCCTTCCGGGGCGAGCAGGCAGCGGTCATCGAGCATGTGGTCACGGGCGGTGACGCCGTCGTGCTCATGCCGACCGGCGGCGGCAAGTCCCTCTGCTACCAGATTCCGTCCCTGGTCAGACCCGGTACGGGCATTGTGGTCTCACCGCTGATCGCGCTGATGCAGGACCAGGTGGACGCGCTGCGGGCGCTGGGCGTGCGCGCCGGGTTCATCAACTCCACGCAGGACTTCGGCGAGCGGCGCGTGGTCGAGGCGGAGTTCCTCGCGGGCGAGCTCGACCTGCTGTATCTCGCGCCGGAGCGGCTCCGGCTGGACGCCACGCTGGATCTGCTCGGACGCGGCAAGATCGCGGTGTTCGCGATCGACGAGGCGCACTGCGTCTCCCAGTGGGGACACGACTTCCGGCCCGACTACCTGTCCCTCTCCCTGCTGGGCGAGCGCTGGCCGGACGTGCCGCGCATCGCGCTCACCGCCACGGCCACCCACGCGACGCACCGGGAGATCACCGAGCGGCTGGCCATGCCCCGGGCCCGCCACTTCGAGGCCAGCTTCGACCGGCCCAACATCCAGTACCGGATCGTGCCCAAGGCCGACCCGAAGAAGCAGCTGCTGTCCTTCCTGCGCCAGGAACACGCGGGCGACGCGGGCATCGTCTACTGCCTCTCCAGGAACTCCGTCGAGCGGACGGCGGAGTTCCTGAGCAAGAACGGCGTCGAGGCGGTGCCGTACCACGCCGGACTCGACGCCGGCACCCGCGCGGCACACCAGTCACGGTTCCTGCGCGAGGAAGGGCTCGTGGTCGTCGCCACGATCGCCTTCGGCATGGGCATCGACAAGCCCGACGTACGGTTCGTCGCCCACCTGGACCTGCCGAAGTCGGTGGAGGGCTACTACCAGGAGACCGGCCGCGCCGGCCGCGACGGGCTGCCCTCCACGGCGTGGATGGCGTACGGCCTGAACGACGTCATACAGCAGCGGAAGATGATCCAGAGCAGCGAGGGCGACGAGGCGTTCCGCCGCCGGGCCGCCGGTCATCTGGACGCGATGCTGGGGCTCTGCGAGACCGCCAGGTGCCGCCGGGGCCAGCTGCTCCAGTACTTCGGCCAGGAACCGCAGGCCGACGGCTGCGGCAACTGCGACACCTGCCTCGTAACGCCGGAAACCTGGGACGGCACGGTCGCCGCGCAGAAGGTGCTCTCCACGGTGGTGCGGCTGCAGCGGGAGCGGGGCCAGAAGTTCGGCGCCGTGCAGATCGTCGACATCCTGATGGGGCGACGGACCGCGAAGGTCATCCAGTTCGACCACGACCAGCTCTCCGTCTTCGGCATCGGCGAGGAAATGTCCGAGGGCGAATGGCGGGGCGTCGTGCGGCAGTTGCTCGCGCAGGGCATCCTCGCGGTCGAGGGCGAGTACGGCACACTCGTGCTCACCGAGGAGAGCGGGGCGGTATTGCGGCGGGAGCGGGACGTGCCGCTGCGCAAGGAACCGAAGAAGCCGGTGACCACGCGGTCGGCGTCGTCCGGGTCGGGTTCCTCCGGCTCCGGCCGGGGCGACCGCAAGCCCAAGGCGGCGGTCGAGCTGTCCGACGACCTGCTCCCCGTCTTCGAGGCGCTGCGCGCCTGGCGCGGCGAACAGGCCCGCGAACAGGGCGTCCCCGCCTACGTCATCTTCCACGACGCCACCCTCCGCGAGATCGTGGCCGCGGCCCCCGCGTCCGTCGCCGAACTCGGCACGATCAGCGGAATCGGCGAGAAGAAGCTGGCGACATACGGGGAGGGGGTGCTGGGGGTGCTGGGATCACTGGGTGGGGCGCCTGCGGCGCCTCCTACTTCCGAAGGGGCGACGGGCCCGGCGCACGAGACGTACGCCGGAGACGCGGGCGCGGACGGCGGCTTGGACTGGCCGGACGACGAGCCCGAGCCCGAGCCGGAAGACTGGGCGTAA
- the nuoN gene encoding NADH-quinone oxidoreductase subunit NuoN, whose amino-acid sequence MSATAVHSLWTTAADPITKIDAPKIEYGQLSPTLIVLGAAIIGVLIEAFVPRKARYHTQVFVSVVALAASFAAVVALAAGGYGTTKAGIAAMGAIAVDGPALFLQGTILLAGILGVFTFAERRLDPETHGNKVDSFAAQAASVPGSDSEKAAVKAGFTTTEVFPLLLFAISGMLIFPAANDLLTLFIALEVFSLPLYLLCAVARRKRLMSQEAAVKYFLLGAFASAFTLFGIALLYGYAGSVKYATIAQVVDGTIGEINPALADTMGNDALLLIGVAMIVMGLLFKVGAVPFHMWTPDVYQGAPTPVTGFMAAATKVAAFGALLRLLYVVLPGLRWDWRPVMWAVAIVTMLGGAIVAITQTDIKRLLAYSSIAHAGFILAGVIAASPDGVSSVLFYLGAYSFVTIGAFAVVTLVRDAGGEATHLSKWAGLGRRSPLVAAVFAVFLLAFAGIPLTSGFAGKFAVFKAAAEGGAGAIVVVGVISSAIAAFFYIRVIVLMFFSEPRPEGPTVAVPSPLTMTAIAVGVAVTLVLGIAPQYFLDLAGQAGVFVR is encoded by the coding sequence GTGAGCGCAACCGCCGTCCACAGCCTGTGGACAACCGCGGCCGACCCGATCACGAAGATCGACGCGCCGAAGATCGAATACGGGCAATTGTCGCCCACCCTGATCGTCCTCGGGGCGGCGATCATCGGGGTCCTGATCGAGGCCTTCGTGCCACGCAAGGCCCGTTACCACACCCAGGTGTTCGTCTCCGTCGTCGCCCTCGCGGCATCCTTCGCCGCGGTCGTCGCGCTCGCGGCGGGCGGATACGGCACCACGAAGGCCGGCATCGCCGCCATGGGCGCCATCGCCGTGGACGGACCGGCCCTGTTCCTGCAGGGCACGATCCTCCTGGCCGGCATCCTCGGCGTCTTCACCTTCGCCGAGCGGCGCCTCGACCCCGAGACGCACGGCAACAAGGTCGACTCTTTCGCCGCGCAGGCCGCGTCCGTGCCCGGCAGCGACAGCGAGAAGGCGGCCGTGAAGGCCGGGTTCACCACCACCGAGGTGTTCCCGCTGCTGCTCTTCGCGATCAGCGGCATGCTGATCTTCCCGGCGGCCAACGACCTGCTGACCCTGTTCATCGCCCTGGAGGTCTTCTCCCTCCCGCTCTACCTGCTGTGCGCCGTGGCCCGCCGCAAGCGGCTCATGTCGCAGGAGGCCGCGGTCAAGTACTTCCTGCTCGGCGCCTTCGCCTCCGCCTTCACCCTCTTCGGTATCGCACTCCTGTACGGCTATGCGGGCTCGGTGAAGTACGCCACGATCGCCCAGGTCGTCGACGGCACCATCGGAGAGATCAACCCCGCGCTCGCCGACACCATGGGCAACGACGCGCTGCTGCTCATCGGCGTCGCCATGATCGTCATGGGCCTGCTGTTCAAGGTCGGCGCGGTGCCGTTCCACATGTGGACGCCCGACGTGTACCAGGGCGCGCCCACGCCGGTCACGGGCTTCATGGCGGCGGCGACCAAGGTGGCCGCCTTCGGCGCGCTGCTCAGGCTCCTGTACGTCGTCCTGCCCGGCCTGCGCTGGGACTGGCGGCCGGTCATGTGGGCCGTCGCCATCGTCACCATGCTGGGCGGCGCGATCGTCGCCATCACCCAGACCGACATCAAGCGACTGCTCGCCTACTCGTCGATCGCCCACGCCGGGTTCATCCTCGCCGGTGTCATCGCGGCCTCGCCCGACGGCGTCTCCTCCGTGCTGTTCTACCTGGGCGCCTACTCGTTCGTGACGATCGGCGCGTTCGCCGTGGTGACGTTGGTGCGGGACGCGGGCGGGGAGGCCACACATCTGTCCAAGTGGGCCGGCCTCGGACGGAGATCGCCCCTGGTGGCGGCCGTGTTCGCGGTCTTCCTGCTGGCCTTCGCGGGCATTCCGCTGACCTCCGGGTTCGCCGGGAAGTTCGCCGTGTTCAAGGCGGCGGCGGAGGGCGGCGCGGGCGCGATCGTCGTGGTCGGTGTGATCTCCTCGGCCATCGCCGCGTTCTTCTACATCCGCGTCATCGTGCTCATGTTCTTCAGTGAGCCGCGCCCCGAGGGGCCGACCGTCGCGGTGCCGTCGCCGCTGACCATGACCGCGATCGCGGTCGGTGTCGCCGTCACGCTGGTGCTCGGCATCGCGCCGCAGTACTTCCTGGACCTGGCGGGGCAGGCGGGGGTGTTCGTGCGCTGA
- a CDS encoding NADH-quinone oxidoreductase subunit M: MSFPLLTAAAALPALGAIATAAVPAARRTAAKWLALIVSLATLVLAVIVLVRFDPGGDRYQLTESHAWIADFGVRYDLGVDGIAVALIALTALLIPFIILAGWHDADPLETGNTRWRPTQGFFALILAVEAMVIISFEATDVFLFYIFFEAMLIPMYFLIGGFGDRAHEHGEETAATQRSYAAVKFLLYNLVGGLIMLAAVIGLYVVAGNFSLPEIAEARANGTLEMATSTERWLFLGFFFAFAVKAPLWPLHTWLPNAMQEATTPVAVLITAVVDKVGTFAMLRFCLGLFPEASEWATPAILVLALISIIYGALLAVGQRDIKRLVAYASISHFGFIILGIFAMTSQGQSGATLYMVNHGISTAALMLVAGFLISRRGSRLIADYGGVQKVAPVLAGTFLIGGLATLSLPGLAPFVSEFLVLVGTFARYPVIGIIATVGIVLAALYVLVLYQRTMTGPVKAEVEGMPDLRVRELVVVTPLIVLLLFLGVYPKPLTDIVNPAVEHTMSDVQKKDPQPEVEAAK, from the coding sequence ATGTCCTTTCCTCTGCTGACAGCGGCGGCGGCGCTCCCGGCCCTCGGGGCGATCGCCACGGCCGCCGTACCGGCCGCGCGGCGCACCGCCGCGAAATGGCTGGCGCTGATCGTCTCGCTGGCCACGCTCGTACTCGCCGTGATCGTCCTGGTCCGCTTCGACCCGGGCGGCGACCGCTACCAACTCACCGAGTCCCACGCCTGGATCGCGGACTTCGGGGTGCGGTACGACCTGGGCGTGGACGGCATCGCGGTGGCGCTCATCGCGCTCACCGCCCTGCTGATCCCGTTCATCATCCTCGCGGGCTGGCACGACGCCGACCCGCTGGAGACGGGTAACACCCGGTGGCGGCCCACGCAGGGCTTCTTCGCCCTGATCCTGGCCGTCGAGGCGATGGTGATCATCTCCTTCGAGGCCACCGACGTCTTCCTCTTCTACATCTTCTTCGAAGCCATGCTCATCCCGATGTACTTCCTCATCGGCGGCTTCGGGGACCGGGCCCACGAGCACGGCGAGGAGACGGCGGCCACGCAACGGTCGTACGCCGCCGTGAAGTTCCTCCTCTACAACCTGGTCGGCGGCCTGATCATGCTGGCCGCGGTGATCGGCCTGTACGTGGTCGCCGGGAACTTCTCGCTCCCGGAGATCGCCGAGGCCCGCGCCAACGGCACGCTGGAGATGGCGACCAGCACCGAGCGGTGGCTGTTCCTGGGCTTCTTCTTCGCCTTCGCGGTGAAGGCCCCGCTGTGGCCGCTGCACACCTGGCTGCCCAACGCCATGCAGGAGGCCACCACGCCGGTCGCCGTCCTCATCACGGCGGTCGTCGACAAGGTCGGCACCTTCGCGATGCTCCGCTTCTGCCTCGGGCTGTTCCCGGAGGCCAGCGAGTGGGCGACGCCCGCGATCCTCGTCCTGGCGCTGATCAGCATCATCTACGGGGCGCTGCTCGCGGTCGGCCAGCGGGACATCAAGCGGCTGGTGGCGTACGCGTCGATCTCGCACTTCGGGTTCATCATCCTGGGAATCTTCGCGATGACCAGCCAGGGCCAGTCGGGCGCGACGCTCTACATGGTCAACCACGGGATCTCGACCGCCGCCCTCATGCTGGTGGCGGGCTTCCTGATCTCCCGGCGGGGATCCCGACTCATCGCCGACTACGGCGGCGTGCAGAAGGTCGCGCCGGTGCTCGCCGGCACCTTCCTGATCGGCGGCCTCGCGACGCTGTCGCTGCCCGGACTCGCCCCGTTCGTCAGCGAGTTCCTGGTCCTGGTCGGCACGTTCGCGCGCTACCCGGTGATCGGGATCATCGCCACCGTCGGCATCGTCCTCGCCGCGCTCTACGTCCTCGTCCTCTATCAGCGGACGATGACCGGCCCGGTGAAGGCCGAGGTCGAGGGGATGCCCGATCTGAGGGTGCGGGAGCTCGTGGTGGTCACCCCGCTGATCGTCCTGTTGCTCTTCCTGGGCGTCTACCCGAAGCCGCTCACCGACATCGTCAACCCGGCGGTCGAGCACACCATGTCCGACGTCCAGAAGAAGGACCCCCAGCCCGAGGTGGAGGCCGCCAAGTGA